One stretch of Tenacibaculum sp. MAR_2010_89 DNA includes these proteins:
- a CDS encoding fibronectin type III domain-containing protein, whose amino-acid sequence MKRILPLIFALFSLVANLYSQQYPVTIVPRVSAPAPVNFYNYADETSLNSPITVQIFLNDITVSNRQIRLRTYFEGGNIQFRSKDFVLGAENLYLEGGVPLTLRNQELAPYYKYENIEGINTATYAQTIPEGSYNFCFEVYDYLSGAKLSSKKCATVFIFKNEPPILNLPFNKANIEPQDFENIVFQWTPRHINVSNVEYEFALVEVWDNHIDPRTAFLSQAPIYETTTRTTTLVYGPDKPLLLPGKRYAWRVRAKALQGLEEIGLFKNQGYSEVFWFSRTAPCQIPEDVNAEAKGTSKINVFWNQDPTIHSEFIIAYREADKQDAHWFTKRTNSGWATIWGLKPGTTYEYKVKGKCAYQYSEYSDLQRVSTDIIQNEDANYQCGIVPDAVAISNREPHPGLNIGDQITAGDFKVTITEMQGQANGVISGKGFVAIPYLKFAKFGVTFSNILVNSSNQLAEGEIVTLYDPEFGEGASMTVDVDVNISEGVNGDNGVLEDSVTVDFIVDSIEIDANGAIVVTGTNGETAVIPGDDDVDIISSNGDVWSVGEDGTVTQQEGAEGGAVTDTNTNGLDSSGNVNSITASGVSVVFENSGYYHFDELPNGTSTKFEKEYKVLDKSGSKYKVAYKAISDTNGDDFINAKVTINDSDVKKEDLVFKTKDGAKIEVTSWNGDIAKLKLKRKYHYADEEIFAVIKNKDDKFDVAGSVILTHLASDKLETINITLVPVGISEVDSKVKEQVKDIYRKAGVRLNIQEVDEVSPEQIYGWDKDKDGRLKVGDSSVLSHYTDEEAVFNSYIKKQNYYSKKTYYVFVTNVPVNKSDVEGFMPLKRQFGFVFTANAKTVEKQTRTLAHELGHGVFGLQHTWDEYKFPQGATNSLMDYGNGTVLNHLDWKKMHAPGIKIYWFQGDEDGEHYVTQGYFKKLDFGQNTDEAKTFSFFTPSGQILILPNKVKEVTKYYGYYGTSLLNDIGKFDEFMSIVPGTILSFVIEDKKYMADIYDSNGGYKLRGYKASDGTFYKVESNGITPNEKNIHKAMLFGVEKLEETGYHILQMNTASGYSVFKNDSDVINILDFKYNYKNILKKKKLNISNSSIKLNQNSITEEGIKWTFIDSNYESQDNVFLIYNKILELKSLYPRFLTQISNNFGKWNKNNICNIGSLSTKYERKLLNKFCELQNKHYDFKDELVNELPKSKKEWGEDFYRFLNSNINDLANDVAKSIVEYNQLTPEDKVKEDKVNNIAKVINLASQNDIKQLNSSAVLRIISKFVNLNYTQESDYPSRDFEGAILKLIQNSNANIYKELLIGIEGKNKYSSEYLFEQMFKSVDDETSWLLFKTGSPNRLKLMGVLTEMMLNSKDFYDERLKEAYNNLGERVFILEYNNIYKSLGKTLLYDVAYGEHWNKNFKDKQSSYDIDYDWFSDDLEISIRQHKQYGWYETDTNPAIKLKPFDLVVFINNSNLSNVKGLMRNPRLTDVPLPSLSVVYSSDAASGETIDQSLSAVIDVASLLASGGAITAIKGATTMHKMRKAFLIADMASSGLSITATMVSDYEENDKTRKVLSSLSAITGIISMGDLTFIRNKSLKDRFNISKTYVDRVKDLPTKEKVEAVVETLHKFTAAEMEAFIKAYPDDADNALSIVIKYLKDAVNSNEASRIVEGKEVLKRMSSAAKSLNVSNDLSKINKLTTSKSIDLSMDNIDQMEVWFDLNDNVVKTSAKSFADEIPSSSNNLYDVTTKEGLYIKFDVNDGRILLGDTSGKYHAFGQVNPSDYEKIKIQFKNSEEAIKNYFLAKTSQLQRLSGLTKRRLKIGGTDIFLSENKVSTILGRFMPDIKGLFDDLGSFKNIGLGEVKGGVNLLNRPDNYYEPSTWWVKYNEPWLKKAIDRGDDIILATKPTKKTDLIDASGNLKGAFSQELKFLVDKNYKPKNISLNDWNKYKNWFKISKYESLGLTGLVSELEKLDEVTKLRFFDDFIDASEVTLKKLDTNVELITYWKFNSDLFRNKSYPNAPNIEWDIAKNKILENNDPHEVKILEGIIEQEKKQPLSNKKPVMSGAYSDILGNEVVVKYNLSTAEKKTFNFDELDPVIKEHIAYMNLIREDLLNGGKLYEKLYNAVPKNKLIAAGEAASHAEVLAMNEVIKKLREAGEFNSRQDLYKIKVLVKGKGNWGNMCRCPHCFHLTNGVKIIGNE is encoded by the coding sequence ATGAAAAGAATATTACCCCTAATCTTTGCATTATTTTCACTTGTAGCTAATTTATATTCACAACAGTATCCAGTAACTATAGTACCAAGAGTTAGTGCGCCTGCTCCAGTGAATTTTTATAATTATGCAGATGAAACAAGTTTAAATAGTCCTATAACTGTTCAAATATTTTTAAATGATATAACTGTTAGTAATAGGCAAATTCGTTTACGAACCTATTTTGAAGGAGGAAATATACAATTTAGAAGTAAAGATTTTGTATTAGGTGCTGAGAACTTGTATTTAGAAGGTGGAGTTCCTTTAACTTTAAGAAATCAAGAGTTAGCTCCTTACTATAAATATGAGAATATAGAAGGTATAAATACAGCAACTTATGCTCAAACAATACCAGAGGGAAGTTATAATTTTTGTTTTGAAGTATATGATTATTTATCAGGAGCAAAATTGTCAAGTAAAAAATGCGCTACTGTTTTTATCTTTAAAAACGAACCTCCAATATTAAATTTACCTTTTAATAAGGCAAATATTGAACCTCAAGATTTTGAAAATATTGTTTTTCAATGGACGCCAAGACATATAAATGTTAGTAATGTTGAATATGAGTTTGCATTAGTTGAGGTATGGGATAATCATATTGATCCTAGAACAGCATTTTTATCACAGGCTCCAATCTATGAAACAACTACCAGAACAACTACTTTAGTATACGGACCAGATAAACCGTTATTATTACCAGGAAAGAGGTATGCATGGAGAGTACGAGCGAAAGCATTACAAGGATTAGAAGAAATAGGGCTTTTTAAAAATCAAGGATATAGTGAAGTTTTTTGGTTTTCAAGAACAGCTCCCTGTCAAATTCCTGAAGATGTAAATGCAGAGGCTAAAGGAACATCTAAAATAAATGTATTTTGGAATCAAGATCCAACAATACATTCTGAGTTTATTATAGCATATAGAGAAGCTGATAAGCAAGATGCTCATTGGTTTACTAAAAGAACCAATAGTGGTTGGGCAACAATTTGGGGATTAAAGCCTGGAACAACCTATGAATATAAAGTAAAAGGTAAGTGTGCATATCAATACAGTGAGTATTCTGATTTGCAAAGAGTTTCAACAGATATCATTCAAAATGAAGATGCGAATTATCAGTGTGGTATTGTACCAGATGCAGTTGCTATTAGTAATAGAGAACCACACCCAGGGTTAAATATTGGAGATCAAATAACAGCTGGAGATTTTAAAGTAACAATTACTGAAATGCAAGGCCAAGCAAATGGTGTGATTTCAGGAAAAGGTTTTGTAGCGATTCCTTATTTAAAATTCGCAAAATTCGGTGTTACATTTAGTAATATTTTGGTGAATTCTTCTAATCAATTAGCAGAAGGAGAAATTGTAACGTTATATGATCCAGAGTTTGGAGAAGGAGCTTCAATGACGGTTGATGTAGATGTTAATATTTCAGAAGGTGTTAACGGTGATAATGGTGTACTTGAAGACTCTGTTACTGTTGATTTTATTGTAGATTCAATAGAAATAGATGCTAACGGTGCTATTGTAGTTACCGGGACTAACGGGGAAACCGCAGTAATACCTGGAGACGATGATGTTGATATTATTAGCTCAAATGGAGATGTTTGGTCTGTAGGAGAAGATGGAACAGTTACTCAACAAGAAGGAGCAGAAGGAGGTGCTGTGACAGATACAAATACCAATGGTTTAGATTCGAGTGGTAATGTAAATTCTATTACTGCTTCTGGAGTGTCAGTTGTCTTTGAAAACTCTGGATACTATCATTTTGATGAATTACCTAATGGAACTTCGACTAAGTTTGAAAAAGAATATAAGGTTTTAGATAAAAGCGGTAGTAAATATAAAGTAGCGTATAAAGCTATATCTGATACTAATGGAGATGACTTTATAAATGCTAAGGTAACTATTAATGATAGTGACGTAAAAAAAGAAGATCTTGTTTTTAAAACTAAAGATGGGGCTAAAATAGAAGTTACTAGTTGGAATGGTGACATTGCAAAGTTAAAACTTAAAAGAAAGTACCATTATGCAGATGAAGAAATTTTTGCAGTTATCAAAAATAAAGATGATAAGTTTGATGTTGCGGGTAGTGTAATACTAACACATTTAGCATCTGATAAATTAGAAACTATAAATATAACTTTAGTACCTGTTGGGATTAGTGAAGTAGATTCTAAAGTAAAAGAGCAAGTAAAAGATATCTATAGAAAAGCAGGTGTACGATTAAATATTCAAGAGGTTGATGAGGTTTCACCAGAGCAAATTTATGGATGGGATAAAGATAAAGATGGTAGATTAAAAGTAGGTGATAGCTCAGTTTTATCGCACTATACTGATGAAGAAGCTGTATTTAATAGTTATATCAAAAAGCAAAATTACTACAGTAAAAAGACCTATTATGTTTTTGTAACTAATGTACCCGTAAATAAATCTGACGTAGAAGGATTTATGCCATTAAAAAGGCAATTCGGATTTGTGTTTACTGCTAATGCAAAAACTGTTGAAAAACAAACAAGGACACTTGCTCATGAATTAGGGCATGGAGTTTTTGGATTACAACATACTTGGGATGAATATAAGTTTCCTCAAGGAGCAACAAATTCTTTAATGGACTATGGAAATGGTACTGTTTTAAATCACTTAGATTGGAAAAAGATGCATGCTCCTGGTATCAAAATTTACTGGTTCCAAGGGGACGAGGATGGTGAGCACTATGTCACTCAAGGCTATTTTAAGAAGCTTGATTTTGGGCAAAATACAGATGAGGCTAAAACTTTTAGTTTCTTTACACCTTCAGGACAGATATTAATATTACCTAATAAAGTAAAAGAGGTAACTAAATACTATGGTTATTACGGAACTAGTTTGCTGAATGATATAGGAAAGTTTGATGAATTTATGAGTATTGTTCCAGGTACTATATTATCTTTTGTAATAGAAGATAAAAAATATATGGCTGACATTTATGATAGTAATGGAGGTTATAAATTAAGAGGTTATAAAGCATCAGATGGAACATTCTATAAGGTTGAAAGTAATGGTATTACGCCTAATGAAAAGAACATTCATAAAGCAATGTTATTTGGGGTAGAAAAATTAGAAGAAACGGGATACCATATTTTACAGATGAATACAGCTTCTGGTTATTCAGTTTTTAAAAATGATTCAGATGTAATTAATATTTTAGATTTTAAATATAACTATAAAAATATTCTAAAAAAGAAGAAGTTAAATATATCCAATAGTTCAATTAAATTAAATCAAAATTCAATAACCGAAGAAGGAATTAAATGGACGTTTATTGATAGTAATTATGAAAGTCAGGATAATGTTTTTTTAATTTACAATAAAATTTTAGAACTAAAATCACTATACCCTAGATTTTTAACTCAGATTTCAAATAATTTTGGGAAATGGAATAAGAATAATATCTGTAATATAGGTAGTTTAAGTACTAAATATGAAAGGAAATTATTAAATAAGTTTTGTGAATTACAGAATAAGCATTATGATTTCAAAGATGAATTGGTGAATGAATTGCCGAAAAGTAAAAAAGAGTGGGGAGAAGACTTTTATAGATTTCTAAATAGTAATATAAATGATTTAGCAAATGATGTGGCTAAATCAATAGTAGAATATAATCAGTTAACTCCCGAAGATAAAGTTAAAGAAGATAAAGTAAATAATATAGCTAAGGTTATAAATTTAGCATCCCAAAATGATATTAAACAACTAAATTCAAGTGCAGTTTTAAGAATAATATCAAAGTTTGTAAACCTTAATTATACTCAAGAAAGTGATTATCCTAGTAGAGATTTTGAAGGAGCTATTTTAAAATTAATACAAAATTCAAATGCGAATATTTATAAAGAATTATTAATAGGAATAGAAGGGAAAAATAAATACTCATCAGAATATTTATTTGAGCAAATGTTTAAATCCGTTGATGATGAAACTAGTTGGTTACTTTTTAAAACTGGTAGCCCGAACCGTTTAAAATTAATGGGAGTTTTAACAGAAATGATGTTAAACTCTAAAGATTTTTATGATGAGAGATTAAAAGAAGCATACAATAATTTAGGAGAAAGGGTTTTTATTCTTGAATACAATAATATATATAAATCATTAGGTAAAACGTTGCTGTATGATGTTGCTTATGGAGAACATTGGAATAAAAATTTTAAAGACAAGCAAAGTAGTTATGATATAGATTATGATTGGTTTTCTGATGATTTAGAGATTTCAATAAGGCAACATAAACAATATGGGTGGTATGAAACAGATACTAATCCAGCAATAAAATTAAAACCATTTGATTTAGTTGTATTTATTAATAATTCAAATTTATCAAATGTTAAAGGATTAATGAGAAACCCAAGATTAACGGATGTACCATTACCTTCCTTATCAGTAGTATATTCTTCAGATGCTGCTTCTGGAGAAACAATAGATCAGTCATTAAGTGCAGTTATAGATGTAGCATCTTTATTGGCTTCAGGAGGAGCGATTACTGCAATTAAAGGTGCTACTACAATGCATAAAATGCGAAAAGCTTTTTTAATTGCTGACATGGCTAGTAGTGGTTTATCCATAACTGCAACAATGGTTTCTGACTATGAAGAAAATGATAAAACAAGAAAAGTTTTATCTAGTTTATCTGCAATAACGGGAATTATATCTATGGGAGATTTGACTTTTATTAGGAATAAAAGTTTAAAAGATAGATTTAATATATCAAAAACGTATGTAGATAGGGTAAAAGATTTACCTACTAAAGAAAAGGTTGAGGCAGTAGTAGAAACATTACATAAATTTACGGCTGCTGAAATGGAAGCTTTCATTAAAGCTTATCCAGATGATGCGGATAATGCATTATCTATTGTCATTAAATATTTAAAAGATGCTGTTAACTCTAATGAAGCCTCAAGGATAGTTGAAGGAAAAGAAGTATTGAAGAGAATGTCTAGTGCTGCTAAATCACTTAATGTTTCTAATGATCTCTCTAAAATAAATAAGTTAACAACATCTAAATCGATAGATCTTTCAATGGATAATATTGATCAAATGGAAGTTTGGTTTGATTTAAATGATAATGTAGTTAAAACTAGTGCTAAATCTTTTGCAGATGAGATACCAAGTTCAAGTAATAATTTATATGATGTAACAACTAAAGAAGGATTGTATATTAAATTTGATGTTAATGATGGAAGAATCTTATTAGGAGATACTTCTGGTAAATATCATGCATTTGGGCAAGTTAATCCGTCGGATTACGAAAAAATAAAAATACAGTTTAAAAATAGTGAAGAAGCTATAAAAAATTACTTTTTAGCCAAAACATCACAATTACAAAGATTATCAGGCCTTACTAAAAGGCGTTTAAAAATAGGGGGTACAGATATTTTTCTCTCAGAAAATAAAGTTTCAACAATATTAGGAAGATTTATGCCAGATATTAAAGGGTTGTTTGATGATTTAGGCTCTTTTAAAAATATAGGCTTGGGAGAAGTAAAAGGAGGGGTGAATTTATTAAATAGACCAGATAATTATTATGAACCTTCAACTTGGTGGGTTAAATATAATGAACCTTGGTTAAAAAAAGCTATTGATAGGGGAGATGACATAATATTGGCAACTAAACCCACAAAAAAAACTGATTTAATTGATGCTAGTGGAAACCTAAAAGGAGCTTTTTCGCAAGAATTAAAGTTTTTGGTTGATAAAAATTATAAACCTAAAAATATATCATTAAATGATTGGAATAAGTATAAAAATTGGTTCAAAATTTCTAAATATGAATCTTTAGGTCTTACAGGTTTAGTTAGTGAGTTAGAGAAGTTAGATGAGGTTACTAAATTAAGATTTTTTGATGATTTTATAGATGCTTCAGAAGTAACATTAAAAAAGTTAGATACAAATGTTGAGTTAATCACATATTGGAAATTTAATTCAGATTTGTTTAGGAATAAATCATACCCTAATGCACCTAATATTGAATGGGATATAGCTAAAAATAAAATTTTAGAAAATAATGATCCTCATGAAGTAAAAATATTAGAAGGAATAATTGAACAAGAAAAAAAACAGCCTTTATCTAATAAAAAACCTGTAATGTCCGGAGCTTATTCAGATATTCTAGGAAATGAAGTAGTTGTGAAATACAATTTATCAACAGCAGAGAAAAAAACTTTTAATTTTGATGAGTTGGATCCAGTAATTAAAGAACATATCGCATACATGAATTTAATAAGGGAAGATTTGTTAAATGGAGGTAAGTTATATGAAAAATTATATAATGCTGTACCTAAAAATAAATTAATAGCAGCAGGAGAAGCTGCTTCTCATGCAGAAGTTTTGGCTATGAATGAAGTTATTAAAAAGTTAAGAGAAGCTGGAGAATTTAATTCTAGACAGGATTTATATAAAATAAAAGTTTTGGTTAAAGGAAAAGGGAATTGGGGTAATATGTGTAGATGCCCCCATTGTTTTCACTTAACAAATGGAGTTAAAATTATAGGTAATGAGTAA
- a CDS encoding LysM peptidoglycan-binding domain-containing protein, whose translation MRKTFLIFYLLLFISNYTYAQESKLPKGWDKISLNGKIAYMNLITGDVSKVLPINPATKPQKKIKVEYDPTITHIVLKGETLSTIARKYNLNLGKLYQLNSLENFDKIEIGDEIVVGYEDLKQKKEVSSIDEKSTVVNVEKMNHIVGSGDTLYSIAKQYGKSVTEIKSMNNLKSNTIFIGQRLFIE comes from the coding sequence ATGAGGAAAACTTTTTTAATATTTTATTTACTACTATTTATTAGTAATTATACGTACGCTCAAGAAAGTAAATTGCCAAAAGGGTGGGATAAAATTTCATTGAATGGTAAAATAGCTTATATGAATTTAATAACTGGCGATGTATCAAAAGTTTTACCAATTAACCCAGCTACAAAACCTCAAAAAAAGATAAAGGTTGAATATGACCCAACAATAACTCATATAGTTCTAAAAGGAGAAACATTAAGTACAATTGCAAGAAAGTATAATCTAAATTTAGGGAAGTTATATCAATTAAATAGTTTGGAAAACTTTGATAAGATTGAAATAGGTGATGAGATAGTGGTGGGCTATGAAGATTTAAAACAAAAAAAAGAAGTTTCATCTATTGATGAAAAATCAACGGTAGTTAATGTTGAAAAAATGAATCATATTGTTGGTTCTGGCGATACATTATATAGTATAGCAAAACAATACGGAAAGTCTGTAACTGAAATTAAAAGTATGAATAATTTAAAAAGTAATACTATTTTTATTGGGCAACGTTTGTTTATTGAGTAA